A window of the Desulfobacula toluolica Tol2 genome harbors these coding sequences:
- the speB gene encoding agmatinase, whose translation MSSIPDFIESEKGNRQADKSLFHVIPAPLEASVSYGSGTADGPRAILEASQQLEAWDGESVPLESGIHTTATVDCTGNIQQVLSRIEARVEKSISMGAIPVLLGGEHTVTLGALRAISSKIKQPIGIVQFDAHADLRDEYQGERFSHACVMKRAMDELNLPLFQIGVRAISREEHELRSSIGVGYLDAGMLYQNKGRDMVLPLDFPDIIYLSFDVDGLDPSVIRATGTPVPGGLGWYDALWLIEKCLCQRSLAGFDVVELAPIPGDHGSDFAAAQLVYSIMGMIQRNRHSLND comes from the coding sequence ATGTCATCCATTCCTGATTTTATAGAATCTGAAAAAGGAAACCGGCAGGCAGACAAATCTTTATTTCATGTTATTCCGGCACCGCTTGAGGCATCCGTCTCCTATGGCAGCGGTACGGCAGACGGTCCACGGGCAATCCTTGAAGCATCCCAGCAGCTTGAAGCATGGGATGGCGAGTCTGTCCCACTGGAATCGGGAATCCATACCACAGCCACGGTTGACTGCACAGGCAATATCCAACAGGTGCTTTCACGCATAGAAGCCCGTGTTGAAAAATCCATATCCATGGGGGCGATCCCGGTACTTTTAGGCGGAGAACATACCGTAACCCTGGGTGCCCTCAGGGCAATTAGCTCAAAAATAAAACAACCCATCGGCATCGTACAATTTGACGCCCATGCTGATCTTCGGGACGAATACCAGGGAGAACGCTTCAGCCATGCCTGTGTCATGAAGCGTGCCATGGATGAACTCAACCTTCCCCTGTTCCAGATCGGTGTCAGGGCCATATCCCGTGAAGAGCATGAACTGCGCTCATCCATCGGCGTGGGGTATCTTGATGCCGGCATGCTGTATCAAAACAAGGGTCGTGACATGGTGTTGCCGTTGGATTTTCCTGATATCATTTATCTTTCCTTTGATGTGGACGGCCTTGATCCTTCAGTTATCCGGGCAACAGGGACACCTGTGCCCGGAGGCCTTGGATGGTATGATGCGCTCTGGCTTATTGAAAAATGCCTCTGCCAAAGATCCCTGGCAGGGTTTGATGTTGTTGAGCTGGCACCCATACCCGGCGATCATGGATCGGATTTTGCCGCGGCACAGCTTGTGTATTCCATCATGGGAATGATTCAGCGCAACAGGCATTCCCTTAACGATTAA
- the nspC gene encoding carboxynorspermidine decarboxylase, whose translation MNGYTHYRFDPDTVPSPCFVVDEELLKHNLAILSDLKQQTGCKILLALKCFAMPRVFALLRTVLDGVCASSPHEARLGQEEFGREVHTFAAGYSRDDIIELCHTTDHLVFNSFSQLERFRELVKKTTASLGRTVTLGIRINPEHSEGATPMYDPCAKGSRLGVKKSQFCEDLLPHIKGLHWHNLCEQDADCLERTVKAVETSFGRYFSDMDYINFGGGHHITKPGYNLRLLEDIILSVKNRWNVKVYLEPGEAVALNTGYLVATVLDIVESDMNIAIMDASVPAHMPDVLEMPYRPHIIGSANPGQKKHTYRIAGASCLAGDVAGEYSFDTPLQVGSKLVFSDMAIYTMVKTNTFNGIRLPAIALFRSQDRQMEIVKTFGYSNFKNRL comes from the coding sequence GTGAACGGATATACGCATTACCGTTTTGATCCTGATACGGTTCCCAGCCCCTGTTTTGTCGTGGATGAAGAGTTGTTGAAACACAACCTTGCCATTTTATCAGACCTGAAACAGCAAACAGGTTGCAAGATTCTGCTTGCCCTTAAATGCTTTGCCATGCCCCGGGTGTTTGCCCTGTTGAGAACCGTGCTGGACGGCGTTTGTGCAAGCTCTCCCCATGAAGCCAGGCTGGGCCAAGAAGAGTTTGGCAGGGAGGTGCATACCTTTGCTGCCGGCTATTCCAGAGATGATATTATTGAGCTTTGCCACACAACAGATCATCTTGTGTTTAATTCGTTCAGCCAGCTTGAGCGGTTCAGGGAACTGGTCAAAAAGACAACGGCATCCCTTGGCCGAACCGTTACATTGGGAATCAGGATCAATCCGGAACATTCCGAAGGAGCAACACCAATGTATGATCCGTGTGCCAAAGGTTCCAGGTTAGGCGTTAAAAAATCTCAATTTTGCGAAGACCTGTTGCCCCATATCAAGGGACTGCACTGGCATAACCTGTGCGAACAGGATGCAGATTGTCTTGAAAGAACAGTGAAGGCGGTTGAAACTTCATTTGGCCGTTATTTTTCTGATATGGACTATATTAATTTTGGCGGGGGCCACCATATTACAAAACCGGGGTATAATCTTCGCCTGCTTGAAGACATTATTTTGTCGGTTAAAAATCGCTGGAACGTGAAGGTCTACCTTGAGCCGGGTGAGGCAGTTGCCCTGAATACCGGCTATCTTGTTGCCACGGTTCTGGATATTGTTGAGTCGGATATGAATATCGCCATAATGGATGCATCCGTGCCCGCCCATATGCCGGATGTGCTTGAAATGCCTTACCGGCCCCATATCATCGGTTCTGCAAACCCCGGACAAAAAAAACACACCTACCGCATTGCAGGGGCTTCATGTCTTGCCGGGGATGTGGCGGGTGAATATTCTTTTGACACTCCCTTGCAAGTTGGTTCAAAACTTGTTTTTTCCGATATGGCAATTTACACAATGGTAAAAACAAATACGTTTAACGGCATCCGGCTTCCTGCCATTGCCCTGTTCCGGTCACAAGACCGGCAAATGGAGATCGTTAAAACATTTGGCTATTCAAATTTTAAAAATCGGCTGTAA